Proteins encoded in a region of the Tubulanus polymorphus chromosome 10, tnTubPoly1.2, whole genome shotgun sequence genome:
- the LOC141912262 gene encoding 52 kDa repressor of the inhibitor of the protein kinase-like, with protein MADEVSSHNREELSLCVRFVDSSCSVREEFLGFLPLLRTAGLYIAQTILRFLDEIGLDFNNLRGQAYDGAVAMSSDLHGVQAQIKQQAPNADYVHCNNHCLNLVIVHSSKIAGVRNMIDKLQAVFLFFNNSPKRHELLKNVISVDCEHAYSNRLPLLSLCKTRWTERHSSYRHFYQAFTYIVTSLEIIGLNLHKKEGYSNDLVPESVTVLLQSRAVDIVAAYNMMTEIRATYAEIRNKLDDQFAQTMQQSIRMAKAVSSEAKLPRVAGRQQHRANAPAGTPEEYYRRNLAIPFVDHICCELDSQFSRNTEIAISALQIVLEALKCCEKALYPNIHQLLRILCTIPVSSCGCERSFSVIRRLSNYMRANMGHDRLSALALIHIS; from the exons ATGGCAGACGAAGTGAGCAGCCACAACAGAGAAGAACTTTCACTTTGTGTGAGATTTGTCGACTCAAGTTGTAGTGTGCGTGAAGAATTCCTGGGTTTCTTGCCGTTACTAAGAACAGCAGGTTTGTACATAGCACAGACGATATTGAGATTTTTGGATGAAATTGGACTCGATTTCAACAATCTGCGAGGTCAAGCATATGACGGGGCTGTAGCTATGTCCAGTGATCTTCACGGAGTACAGGCACAGATCAAACAACAGGCACCGAATGCGGACTATGTGCACTGTAATAATCATTGTTTAAACTTGGTTATAGTACACTCATCAAAGATAGCTGGGGTACGAAACATGATTGACAAGCTGCAAGCAGTTTTCCTGTTTTTCAATAACAGCCCGAAACGTCACGAGCTGCTGAAAAATGTTATATCAGTAGACTGTGAACATGCTTACTCGAACCGATTGCCTCTGTTATCACTATGCAAAACAAGGTGGACTGAAAGGCATAGCAGTTACCGCCACTTCTACCAGGCATTCACATACATTGTGACATCTTTGGAAATAATTGGTCTCAACCTGCACAAGAAAGAAGGTTACTCAAATGATTTAGTGCCAG AGTCTGTAACTGTGCTCCTGCAATCTCGAGCTGTTGACATTGTTGCGGCATATAATATGATGACGGAAATCCGTGCCACATATGCCGAAATCAGGAACAAATTGGATGACCAGTTTGCACAGACTATGCAGCAGTCTATTAGAATGGCAAAAGCTGTTAGTTCAGAAGCAAAATTACCAAGAGTTGCAGGCAGACAACAACATAGAGCAAATGCTCCTGCAGGTACGCCAGAAGAGTATTATCGCCGCAACCTGGCAATACCGTTTGTCGATCATATCTGCTGTGAGCTGGACAGTCAGTTCAGTAGAAATACAGAAATAGCAATTTCTGCGTTGCAAATTGTACTAGAA GCTTTGAAATGCTGTGAAAAAGCTCTGTATCCAAATATTCACCAACTTCTGCGGATTCTCTGTACTATTCCTGTGTCTTCTTGTGGATGCGAACGTAGTTTTAGCGTCATTAGGAGACTTTCAAACTACATGCGAGCTAATATGGGTCATGATCGGCTGTCTGCACTTGCATTGATTCATATCAGTTAA